A single Natrinema pellirubrum DSM 15624 DNA region contains:
- a CDS encoding class I adenylate-forming enzyme family protein produces MDLASVSESAREGNVARLHDETARLHGDAQAIEYHGQTLTHDDLRAESARFAGGLADLGLEPGDIMLQYLPNCPPYLIGALGAFKAGVIVSPVNPQYRKRELTYQLEDTEAAAVLTHEALEPHLEEALEAIDWDPIVISVDSDTDDDGVHAFDNVRGEERFVERADDDVALLPYTSGTTGKPKGVQLTHRNFRAQTFSVLAQEQTLEGEAVKSLVWLPLYHITGFTHTAWQPLVRGGSVYLRSAANWDGDAAMALIEEEGITHYVGVTAMYVDMINSDDFGEYDLTSLESAGEGGAKMSVAVQEEFEETAGVEMAEGYGLTETNGATHSQRNSTFGLRHGTIGQPTRMTEAKIVDSSGETVGIGEEGELLVRGPQVMKGYHGMPDATDEAFTDDGWFRTGDIARRDADNYYEIVDRKKHMINSAGYNIYPSELEELLAEHEAVAEGAVVGITDERRNEVPKAFVVTAPGVEPGEDITAEEITEYFLDNVASYKHPREVEFIEELPRTTSGKIQKYKLEDGEDES; encoded by the coding sequence ATGGATTTGGCAAGCGTTAGCGAGAGTGCAAGGGAAGGGAACGTCGCGCGGCTCCACGACGAGACGGCTCGGCTGCACGGCGACGCGCAGGCGATCGAGTACCACGGGCAGACACTGACCCACGACGACCTCAGAGCCGAGAGCGCCCGCTTTGCCGGCGGGTTGGCCGACCTGGGGCTCGAGCCGGGGGATATCATGCTCCAGTACCTGCCGAACTGTCCGCCGTACCTGATCGGCGCGCTGGGTGCGTTCAAAGCCGGCGTGATCGTCTCGCCGGTCAACCCCCAGTACCGCAAACGCGAGCTGACCTACCAGCTCGAGGACACCGAGGCCGCGGCCGTTCTCACCCACGAGGCCCTCGAGCCCCATCTCGAGGAGGCACTCGAGGCGATCGACTGGGATCCGATCGTCATCTCCGTCGATAGCGACACCGACGACGATGGCGTCCATGCCTTCGACAACGTCCGCGGCGAGGAGCGGTTCGTCGAGCGGGCCGACGACGACGTGGCGCTGCTGCCGTACACCTCGGGGACGACCGGGAAACCGAAGGGCGTCCAGTTGACCCACCGCAACTTCCGGGCCCAGACGTTCTCCGTCCTCGCACAGGAGCAGACCCTCGAGGGCGAGGCCGTCAAAAGCCTCGTCTGGCTGCCGCTCTATCACATCACCGGCTTCACGCACACCGCCTGGCAGCCCCTCGTCCGCGGCGGGAGCGTCTATCTGCGCAGCGCGGCCAACTGGGACGGCGACGCCGCGATGGCACTGATCGAGGAGGAGGGCATCACCCACTACGTCGGCGTCACCGCGATGTACGTCGACATGATCAACAGCGACGACTTCGGTGAGTACGACCTCACCAGCCTCGAGTCGGCCGGCGAGGGCGGCGCGAAGATGTCCGTCGCGGTCCAAGAGGAGTTCGAGGAGACTGCGGGCGTCGAGATGGCCGAGGGGTACGGGCTGACCGAGACCAACGGCGCGACCCACTCCCAGCGCAACTCGACGTTCGGCCTGCGCCACGGGACGATCGGCCAGCCGACCCGCATGACCGAGGCCAAGATCGTCGACTCGAGCGGGGAGACGGTCGGGATCGGCGAGGAGGGAGAACTCCTCGTCCGCGGCCCGCAGGTCATGAAAGGGTACCACGGGATGCCCGACGCCACCGACGAAGCGTTCACCGACGACGGGTGGTTCCGAACCGGCGACATCGCCCGCCGGGACGCGGACAACTACTACGAGATCGTCGACCGGAAAAAGCACATGATCAACTCGGCCGGCTACAACATCTACCCCAGCGAACTCGAGGAGTTGCTGGCCGAACACGAGGCCGTCGCCGAGGGAGCCGTGGTCGGGATCACCGACGAGCGCCGCAACGAAGTCCCGAAAGCGTTCGTCGTCACCGCGCCGGGCGTCGAACCCGGCGAGGACATCACGGCCGAGGAGATCACGGAGTACTTCCTCGATAACGTCGCCTCCTACAAACACCCACGCGAGGTGGAGTTCATCGAGGAACTCCCCCGCACCACCTCCGGCAAGATCCAGAAGTACAAACTCGAGGACGGCGAGGACGAGTCGTGA
- a CDS encoding Zn-ribbon domain-containing OB-fold protein, with amino-acid sequence MTGQVEDRREDWEGPVPVPTGSTAPFWAGTLEGELRYQECECGHRQLYPRAICTACGAEDPPFEASEGVGTIYTYTVCHVPGEPGFGDRVPYVVGAIDLAEGPRLLALLDADPDDLEIGAAVGVAFWQVSEEAAIPVFVPE; translated from the coding sequence ATGACCGGGCAGGTCGAGGACCGCCGCGAGGACTGGGAGGGGCCGGTGCCGGTCCCGACCGGCTCGACGGCCCCCTTCTGGGCAGGTACGCTCGAGGGCGAACTGCGCTATCAAGAATGCGAGTGCGGCCACCGCCAGCTGTACCCGCGAGCGATCTGTACCGCCTGCGGGGCCGAGGACCCGCCGTTCGAGGCGAGCGAGGGTGTCGGGACGATCTACACCTACACCGTCTGTCACGTCCCCGGCGAACCCGGCTTCGGCGACCGGGTCCCCTACGTCGTCGGCGCGATCGACCTCGCCGAGGGACCGCGCCTGCTTGCGCTGCTCGACGCCGATCCCGACGATCTCGAGATCGGCGCGGCCGTCGGGGTGGCGTTCTGGCAGGTCTCAGAGGAAGCCGCGATTCCGGTGTTCGTACCGGAGTAA
- a CDS encoding SDR family NAD(P)-dependent oxidoreductase, whose product MTVDQFSVDGETAIVTGSSSGIGKTIVERFADDGANVVVTSRDIDNVQPVADDINESERPGEAIAIECDVTDRDAVGDLIDETVETFGGLDVLINNAGASFQAPPSEISENGWKTIVDINLHGTFHCSQLAVEYMRDNGGGRIVNFASVAGTRGSKTMSHYGAAKAGVVNFTTSSAADWAEDGIWVNCIAPGLVATEGVRTQMGVEDDADEIARTSPDRTIGKPEEVADLAQFLASPASSYMVGETIEIKGIPRLGE is encoded by the coding sequence ATGACGGTCGACCAGTTCAGCGTCGACGGAGAGACCGCGATCGTCACCGGCTCCTCGAGCGGGATCGGGAAGACGATCGTCGAGCGATTCGCCGACGACGGGGCGAACGTCGTCGTCACCTCGCGGGACATCGATAACGTCCAGCCGGTCGCCGACGACATCAACGAGAGCGAGCGGCCGGGCGAGGCGATCGCGATCGAGTGCGACGTGACCGACCGCGACGCGGTCGGGGACCTGATCGACGAGACGGTCGAGACGTTCGGCGGGCTCGACGTCCTGATCAACAACGCGGGGGCGAGCTTCCAGGCCCCGCCCTCGGAGATCAGCGAGAACGGCTGGAAGACCATCGTCGACATCAACCTGCACGGCACTTTCCACTGCTCGCAACTGGCCGTCGAGTACATGCGCGACAACGGCGGCGGCCGGATCGTCAACTTCGCCAGCGTCGCGGGCACCCGGGGCTCGAAGACGATGAGCCACTACGGCGCGGCCAAGGCCGGCGTCGTCAACTTCACCACATCGTCGGCGGCCGACTGGGCCGAGGACGGGATCTGGGTCAACTGTATCGCGCCCGGACTCGTCGCCACCGAGGGCGTCCGCACCCAGATGGGCGTTGAGGACGACGCCGACGAAATCGCCCGCACCTCGCCGGATCGTACCATCGGCAAACCCGAGGAAGTCGCCGACCTCGCGCAGTTCCTCGCCAGCCCCGCCTCATCGTACATGGTCGGCGAAACGATCGAGATCAAGGGCATCCCCCGCCTCGGCGAGTAA
- a CDS encoding TIGR03617 family F420-dependent LLM class oxidoreductase, protein MSDLRIDAMVPKLANDSGEAAARAEELGFDGVWTPEMDNDAFLPHPVIADRTEEIQQGTRIALSFTRSPMALAYTAWDLAQYTDGRFVLGLGTQVKGHNERRFSVDWESPGPRLREVVESLRHIFDVFQGEADLDYEGDHYSFSLMTDNFNPGPIDHPDVPIYIAGVNEYNIRLAGELCDGLDMHVFNTPGYTDDVIAPTVAEGADRGERSLEDVSLSASPFVVTGETEDERERSRREVRRRIAFYGSTRTYHDVLEHHGWKSVGEELHELSKDGEWEEMADLVTDEMVSTFAIEAPPEELLAEAEAVYGGIADRVVLPLDHGEAFLNE, encoded by the coding sequence ATGTCAGACCTTCGCATCGACGCGATGGTACCGAAGCTGGCGAACGATTCGGGTGAGGCCGCCGCCCGCGCCGAGGAACTCGGGTTCGACGGCGTCTGGACCCCCGAGATGGACAACGACGCGTTCCTGCCGCACCCGGTGATCGCCGACCGAACCGAGGAGATCCAGCAGGGGACGCGAATCGCACTCTCGTTCACCCGCAGCCCGATGGCGCTTGCCTACACCGCCTGGGACCTCGCACAGTACACCGACGGCCGGTTCGTCCTCGGCCTCGGCACGCAGGTCAAAGGCCACAACGAACGCCGGTTCAGCGTCGACTGGGAGTCGCCCGGCCCGCGACTGCGCGAGGTCGTCGAGTCGTTGCGGCACATCTTCGACGTGTTCCAGGGCGAGGCCGACCTCGACTACGAGGGCGACCACTACTCGTTCTCGCTCATGACGGACAACTTCAATCCGGGGCCGATCGACCATCCCGACGTTCCCATCTACATCGCAGGCGTCAACGAGTACAACATCCGGCTCGCGGGCGAACTCTGCGACGGACTGGACATGCACGTGTTCAACACCCCCGGCTACACCGACGACGTCATCGCGCCGACCGTCGCCGAGGGAGCCGATCGCGGGGAGCGGTCCCTCGAGGACGTCTCGCTCTCCGCGAGCCCCTTCGTCGTGACGGGCGAGACCGAGGACGAACGCGAGCGATCCCGCCGAGAGGTGCGCCGACGCATCGCCTTCTACGGCAGCACCCGGACCTATCACGACGTCCTCGAACACCACGGCTGGAAGTCCGTCGGCGAGGAGCTACACGAACTCTCCAAAGACGGCGAGTGGGAGGAAATGGCCGACCTCGTGACCGACGAGATGGTGTCGACGTTCGCGATCGAAGCGCCGCCCGAAGAACTACTCGCGGAGGCTGAGGCGGTCTACGGCGGGATCGCCGACCGCGTCGTCCTCCCGCTCGATCACGGCGAGGCCTTCCTGAACGAGTAG
- a CDS encoding MBL fold metallo-hydrolase, with amino-acid sequence MGESTERGASAATGQVSRIDFDIEWPPKHAAAYLIEEPAPILIDTGDPEARAEATIRDGLAAAGYDLEDVAAVVVTHPHSDHIGQVPLLREAGATVYAPRPVLEQLERDPADLAAGIREIGRSAGYHGEAIERETERAKSSLERNRRLLEPEKAVPFGFDEPVTVAGRAFDPIHTPGHQVHHASLATEVNGERVLFSGDALIEPFRPGAINVGLDYGAYDAVDDFHRAMDRLEGRTVDRVFPGHGPVFTDYEGAIESTRSALESLTAETLESVSAVGPATPLEITRHRSGEVRHPAQLLDTIGALGTLEGRDRIEYEDRDGARYYSFRKASP; translated from the coding sequence ATGGGTGAGTCGACGGAGCGGGGCGCAAGCGCCGCCACGGGGCAGGTGTCGCGCATCGACTTCGACATCGAGTGGCCGCCGAAACACGCTGCGGCCTATCTCATCGAGGAGCCCGCGCCGATCCTGATCGACACCGGCGACCCCGAAGCGCGCGCCGAGGCGACGATCCGCGACGGGCTGGCGGCGGCGGGGTACGACCTCGAGGACGTCGCTGCGGTGGTCGTCACGCATCCCCACAGCGATCACATCGGGCAGGTCCCGCTGTTGCGCGAGGCCGGCGCGACCGTCTACGCTCCCCGGCCCGTCCTCGAGCAACTCGAGCGCGACCCGGCCGACCTCGCGGCGGGGATCCGCGAGATCGGCCGGTCGGCCGGCTACCACGGCGAGGCCATCGAACGCGAGACCGAACGCGCGAAATCGTCGCTCGAGCGCAATCGCCGGCTGCTCGAGCCCGAGAAAGCGGTGCCGTTCGGGTTCGACGAGCCGGTCACCGTCGCGGGCCGGGCGTTCGACCCGATCCACACGCCCGGCCACCAGGTTCACCACGCCAGTCTGGCGACCGAGGTCAACGGCGAGCGCGTCCTCTTCTCGGGGGACGCACTCATCGAGCCGTTCCGCCCGGGCGCGATCAACGTCGGCCTCGATTACGGTGCCTACGACGCCGTCGACGACTTCCACCGCGCGATGGACCGGCTCGAGGGCCGCACCGTCGACCGGGTCTTCCCCGGGCACGGCCCGGTCTTTACCGACTACGAAGGGGCCATCGAGAGTACGCGGTCGGCCCTGGAGTCGCTCACGGCCGAAACCCTCGAGTCGGTCAGCGCCGTCGGCCCGGCGACGCCCTTAGAGATCACCCGGCATCGTAGCGGCGAGGTCCGGCACCCCGCCCAGTTGCTCGACACGATCGGCGCGCTCGGCACGCTCGAGGGGCGGGACAGGATCGAGTACGAGGACCGCGACGGCGCTCGCTACTACTCGTTCAGGAAGGCCTCGCCGTGA
- a CDS encoding class I adenylate-forming enzyme family protein: MELDIVSAETLMESPYDGNVATLLERAVTEHPDTIAIEHAGETITYRDFGDRVARFADGLRELGLAAGDRVGVYMPNGIDFCTVVWACCHAGIIASPLNPEYRRREIEYQLDHADAEAVLVEGSADEYVREAVADLETDIVSATAGSDHPSLPELGTDTEAAVVDREDEDVLLQPYTSGTTGKPKGVLLTHRNFRVQIAQAVSSYSAGPIKGDGIIVLPMYHITGMVGMLSSLCAGRTLHLLRPDQWDPELVLEKLDEHDIPAFVGVAAMFVDLLEAYDPDEYDLSTLVRAGQGGDKLPQPTREGFEEALDVPLTEGYGLTETTATSHTIRWSSLGNRPGSVGQPVGHTRSKVVDEDGEEVEPGEEGEILIAGSQVMKGYYKNPEANEEVFTEDGFFRTGDIGTRDEDNYYYIRGREKEMILTGGYNVYPREIEDLLYDHPEIHEAAVFGLPDERRGETVAAAITPAEGAEISAEDVESYVLDELAPYKHPRIVEVRSELPKTGSGKIRKTKLRDEIADERGLES; the protein is encoded by the coding sequence ATGGAGCTCGATATCGTTTCCGCGGAGACGCTCATGGAGTCGCCCTACGACGGCAACGTCGCCACCCTTCTCGAGCGGGCCGTAACCGAACACCCCGATACGATCGCGATCGAACACGCCGGCGAGACCATCACCTACCGCGACTTCGGCGACCGCGTCGCGCGCTTTGCCGACGGTCTGCGGGAACTCGGCCTCGCGGCCGGCGACCGGGTCGGCGTCTACATGCCCAACGGCATCGACTTCTGTACCGTCGTCTGGGCCTGCTGTCACGCCGGGATCATCGCCAGCCCGCTGAACCCCGAGTACCGTCGCCGCGAGATCGAATACCAGCTCGACCACGCCGACGCCGAGGCGGTCCTCGTGGAGGGGTCGGCCGACGAGTACGTCCGCGAGGCCGTCGCCGACCTCGAGACCGACATCGTCAGTGCGACGGCCGGCAGCGACCACCCCTCCCTGCCTGAACTGGGTACCGATACCGAGGCGGCGGTCGTCGACCGCGAGGACGAGGACGTCCTCCTCCAGCCCTACACCTCGGGAACGACCGGGAAGCCGAAGGGCGTCCTGCTGACCCACCGCAACTTCCGGGTCCAGATCGCTCAGGCCGTCTCCAGTTACAGCGCCGGCCCGATCAAGGGCGACGGCATCATCGTCCTGCCGATGTACCACATCACGGGGATGGTCGGCATGCTGTCCTCGCTGTGTGCCGGCCGGACGCTGCACCTGCTGCGGCCAGATCAGTGGGATCCCGAACTCGTCCTCGAGAAACTCGACGAACACGACATCCCGGCCTTCGTCGGCGTCGCCGCGATGTTTGTCGACTTGCTCGAGGCCTACGACCCCGACGAGTACGACCTGTCGACGCTGGTCCGAGCGGGACAGGGCGGGGACAAGCTCCCGCAGCCGACCCGGGAGGGGTTCGAGGAGGCCCTCGACGTACCGCTTACCGAGGGGTACGGGCTGACCGAGACGACCGCGACGAGTCACACGATCCGGTGGTCGTCGCTCGGCAATCGGCCCGGCAGCGTCGGCCAGCCGGTCGGGCACACCCGCTCGAAGGTCGTCGACGAGGACGGCGAGGAGGTCGAGCCCGGTGAGGAAGGCGAGATCCTCATCGCCGGCTCGCAGGTGATGAAAGGCTACTACAAGAACCCCGAAGCGAACGAGGAGGTCTTCACCGAGGACGGCTTCTTCCGGACCGGCGACATCGGGACCCGCGACGAGGACAACTACTACTACATCAGGGGCCGCGAGAAGGAGATGATCCTGACCGGCGGCTACAACGTCTACCCCCGCGAGATCGAGGACCTGCTGTACGACCACCCCGAGATCCACGAGGCCGCGGTCTTCGGTCTCCCCGACGAGCGCCGGGGCGAGACCGTCGCCGCCGCGATCACGCCCGCCGAGGGAGCCGAGATCTCCGCCGAGGACGTCGAGTCGTACGTCCTCGACGAACTCGCGCCCTACAAACACCCCCGTATCGTCGAGGTGCGCTCGGAACTCCCCAAGACCGGCAGCGGAAAGATCCGCAAGACGAAGTTGCGCGACGAGATCGCCGACGAACGCGGGCTCGAATCGTGA
- a CDS encoding FAS1-like dehydratase domain-containing protein, which yields MPNRPIEELEAMVGDTTVTAEEFRIEPGKVEEFARAITAEDPVFRDESVAAERGHDRVPAPLTYSQVARFPRYTPADIDGKGFDLAFQPEYVIHGEQAHEYERPVYVGDVLEGTTTLADVFQREGGRAGTMTFAVLETEYRTPEGELVLTDRSTAIETEGAIDDGDESAAEDSASDGEPAEPDGGTAEADPAMPSPTVDDFERVREVDGLEPGDAGPTVVVEDLERKHFVKYAGASGDFNPIHYDEPYATGAGNESVFGQGMFTAGVTSRVVANWFDLRDVTSFGVRFQSRVFPGDTVVASGEVAEVDPDAGTVEAALEARTTDGETLLTGTATADLE from the coding sequence ATGCCGAATAGACCAATCGAGGAACTCGAGGCGATGGTCGGCGACACCACGGTCACGGCCGAGGAATTCCGGATCGAGCCGGGCAAAGTCGAGGAGTTCGCGCGGGCGATCACCGCCGAGGATCCCGTCTTCCGCGACGAGTCGGTCGCCGCCGAGCGGGGCCACGATCGCGTTCCCGCGCCGCTGACCTACTCGCAGGTCGCCCGGTTCCCGCGGTACACCCCCGCCGACATCGACGGCAAGGGCTTCGACCTAGCCTTCCAGCCGGAGTACGTTATCCACGGCGAGCAGGCCCACGAGTACGAACGCCCGGTCTACGTCGGCGACGTTCTCGAGGGGACGACTACCCTCGCCGACGTCTTCCAGCGCGAAGGGGGTCGAGCGGGGACGATGACCTTCGCCGTCCTCGAGACCGAGTACCGAACCCCGGAGGGCGAACTCGTCCTGACCGACCGCTCGACGGCGATCGAAACCGAGGGCGCGATCGACGACGGCGACGAGAGTGCGGCCGAGGACTCCGCGAGCGACGGCGAGCCGGCCGAGCCCGACGGCGGTACCGCCGAAGCGGATCCCGCGATGCCCTCGCCGACCGTCGACGACTTCGAGCGGGTCCGGGAGGTCGACGGCCTCGAGCCCGGCGATGCCGGCCCGACGGTCGTCGTCGAGGACCTCGAGCGAAAGCACTTCGTCAAGTACGCCGGGGCAAGCGGCGACTTCAACCCGATCCACTACGACGAACCGTACGCGACCGGGGCGGGCAACGAGAGTGTCTTCGGCCAGGGGATGTTCACCGCCGGCGTCACCTCGCGGGTCGTCGCCAACTGGTTCGACCTGCGGGACGTGACGAGCTTCGGCGTCCGGTTCCAGTCACGGGTCTTCCCCGGCGACACCGTCGTCGCGAGCGGCGAGGTCGCCGAGGTCGACCCCGACGCTGGCACGGTCGAGGCGGCACTCGAGGCCCGGACGACCGACGGCGAGACGCTACTGACCGGGACGGCGACGGCCGACCTCGAGTAA
- a CDS encoding acyl-CoA dehydrogenase family protein: MDFSEPSEAVQIKKALDEFIKQEVAPLENEYDEFLGADYEKEIVDDEHRQVPEYRNIVEEIRQKSVEAGFYGMTMPEEVGGGDVDILTRAIVGEHMSNRPPGFHSAIFGGAGGPTPILLNCDERQREEYLEPLMDGEITTCFALTEPGHGSDAHHMDTRAEKDGDEWVINGQKVYITNAPYADFAMVFARTSGDDGDLSGITCFLVDKETPGFEVGKIHRAMGMTPGTHAELHFDDCRVGEEQVLGEVDAGFQSAMDWIGGGRINIAAGAVGTAEFLLDMSLEYARDRETFGKPIGHRQGISFQLAELATDIEQVRQLYRYAAWKMDNGERARKEESMAKLRGAKLANDAADIAMQVHGGAGFMKDLPIERNYRSARVFRIFEGTDEIQKRTIARELI, translated from the coding sequence ATGGACTTCAGCGAACCGTCCGAAGCCGTCCAGATCAAGAAGGCACTCGACGAGTTCATCAAACAGGAGGTCGCCCCGCTCGAGAACGAGTACGATGAGTTCCTCGGCGCGGACTACGAGAAGGAGATCGTCGACGACGAGCATCGGCAGGTCCCCGAGTATCGCAACATCGTCGAGGAGATCCGCCAGAAATCCGTCGAGGCGGGCTTCTACGGCATGACGATGCCCGAGGAGGTCGGCGGCGGCGATGTCGACATCCTCACTCGCGCCATCGTCGGCGAACACATGTCCAATCGGCCGCCGGGCTTTCACAGCGCCATCTTCGGCGGTGCGGGTGGGCCGACGCCGATCCTGCTGAACTGCGACGAACGCCAGCGCGAGGAGTACCTCGAGCCGCTGATGGACGGCGAGATCACCACCTGTTTCGCACTGACCGAACCGGGCCACGGCAGCGACGCCCATCACATGGACACCCGCGCCGAGAAGGACGGCGACGAGTGGGTCATCAACGGCCAGAAGGTCTACATCACGAACGCGCCCTACGCCGACTTCGCGATGGTCTTTGCCCGGACCAGCGGCGACGACGGCGATCTCAGCGGGATCACCTGCTTCCTCGTCGACAAGGAGACGCCCGGCTTCGAGGTCGGCAAGATCCACCGCGCGATGGGGATGACGCCCGGGACCCACGCCGAACTCCACTTCGACGACTGCCGCGTCGGCGAGGAACAGGTGCTGGGCGAGGTCGACGCCGGGTTCCAGTCCGCGATGGACTGGATCGGCGGCGGCCGGATCAACATCGCGGCCGGTGCGGTCGGGACGGCCGAGTTCCTGCTGGACATGTCCCTCGAGTACGCCCGGGACCGGGAGACGTTCGGAAAGCCCATCGGCCATCGACAGGGGATCTCCTTCCAGCTGGCCGAACTCGCGACCGACATCGAACAGGTTCGCCAGCTCTATCGCTACGCCGCCTGGAAGATGGACAACGGCGAGCGCGCTCGGAAAGAGGAGTCGATGGCGAAGCTCCGCGGCGCGAAACTGGCCAACGACGCGGCCGACATCGCGATGCAGGTCCACGGCGGGGCCGGCTTCATGAAGGACCTGCCGATCGAACGCAACTACCGCTCGGCGCGGGTCTTCCGCATCTTCGAGGGGACCGACGAGATCCAGAAACGGACGATCGCTCGCGAACTCATCTGA
- a CDS encoding D-2-hydroxyacid dehydrogenase: MKVVVSPHVLSGGGPLVTAEIRERRPEIDLEHVEDADDLPAAVADAEVLVTHRLPDEILEGADGLEWVQALSAGTDRFDHDALADRGVALTNVSGIHAKPIGQQVLGYLLHFERGFDRAIAQQDDREWERYMGGELGDRTVGIVGVGAIGSKVADYCQTFDARVIGTKRDPTDAPESVDEIYGPGELESVLAESDYLVIACPLTDETRGLIDAEALATLPEDAVLVNIARGQIVDQSALVDALAAGDLGGAALDVFEEEPLPESSPLWDRDDVLVTPHMAGSTPHYWERCADVFLRNYDRFRDGETLENRVV, from the coding sequence GTGAAGGTCGTCGTCTCCCCGCACGTCCTCTCGGGCGGCGGGCCGCTGGTCACCGCCGAGATCCGCGAGCGCCGGCCGGAGATCGACCTCGAACACGTCGAGGACGCGGACGACCTCCCGGCGGCGGTCGCCGACGCCGAGGTCCTCGTCACCCACCGGCTCCCCGACGAGATACTCGAGGGTGCCGACGGGCTCGAGTGGGTACAGGCGCTCAGTGCCGGCACCGATCGCTTCGATCACGACGCGCTGGCCGACCGCGGCGTGGCGCTGACGAACGTCTCGGGAATCCACGCGAAGCCGATCGGCCAGCAGGTTCTGGGCTATCTGTTGCACTTCGAGCGCGGCTTCGATCGCGCGATCGCCCAGCAGGACGACCGCGAGTGGGAGCGCTACATGGGCGGGGAACTCGGCGACCGAACCGTCGGGATCGTCGGCGTCGGCGCGATCGGCTCGAAAGTGGCCGACTACTGCCAAACCTTCGACGCCCGCGTGATCGGGACGAAGCGGGACCCGACCGACGCGCCCGAGAGCGTCGACGAGATCTACGGTCCCGGCGAGCTCGAGTCCGTTCTCGCCGAGAGCGACTACCTCGTGATCGCCTGTCCGCTGACCGACGAGACGCGAGGACTGATCGACGCCGAGGCGCTCGCGACGCTGCCGGAGGACGCCGTACTGGTCAACATCGCACGGGGGCAGATCGTCGACCAGTCCGCGCTCGTCGACGCGCTCGCGGCCGGCGACCTCGGCGGCGCGGCGCTTGACGTCTTCGAGGAGGAACCCCTCCCCGAGTCGTCGCCGCTGTGGGACCGCGACGACGTCCTCGTGACGCCACATATGGCCGGCAGCACGCCCCACTACTGGGAGCGGTGTGCCGACGTCTTCCTCCGGAACTACGACCGGTTCCGTGACGGTGAGACGCTCGAGAACCGCGTCGTCTGA
- a CDS encoding acetyl-CoA acetyltransferase codes for MAEPILAGVAESDLGETPDRNWLDNAAIATVRALEDAGCQLAEVDGVAVAGGDDYMPALVLSEYLDLDEPSFLEGTEIGGSSFEHFCGHVRDAMARDEADVVVVAYGSTSKTGPGRDQSLEETHPIDGFVRPTGLFRPPGAYAMAARRHMHEYGTTEEQLAEVAVATREWASMNPKAAQREPITVDDVLESREIAEPFNLLDCCLVSDGGGAVVLVSEEKAAELGVPEIGVAGVASTSTHRQDISEMPDMTTTGAAVTGPKAFDQAGITHDDVDVAEIYDSFTYTALVTLEDLGFCEKGDGGEFVSGGTTAPGGELPMNTQGGGLSYCHPGHFGIFVLIEAARQLRGDYEGDRQVDDAEVAVAHGTGGLLSSSSTVVLRRES; via the coding sequence GTGGCTGAACCGATCCTCGCGGGCGTCGCCGAGAGCGACCTCGGCGAGACGCCCGACCGGAACTGGCTGGACAACGCCGCGATCGCGACAGTGCGAGCCCTCGAGGACGCCGGCTGCCAGCTAGCGGAGGTCGACGGCGTCGCAGTCGCCGGCGGCGACGACTACATGCCCGCGCTGGTACTGTCCGAGTACCTCGACCTCGACGAACCCTCGTTTCTCGAGGGGACCGAGATCGGCGGCTCGTCGTTCGAACACTTCTGTGGCCACGTCCGCGACGCGATGGCCCGCGACGAGGCCGACGTGGTGGTCGTCGCCTACGGCTCGACGAGCAAGACCGGCCCCGGCAGGGACCAGTCGCTCGAGGAGACCCACCCGATCGACGGCTTCGTTCGGCCGACGGGCCTCTTCCGGCCGCCGGGGGCCTACGCGATGGCCGCGCGCCGACACATGCACGAGTACGGCACCACCGAGGAACAGCTCGCGGAGGTCGCCGTCGCGACCCGCGAGTGGGCGTCGATGAACCCCAAGGCCGCCCAGCGGGAGCCGATCACGGTCGACGACGTCCTCGAGTCCCGGGAGATCGCCGAACCGTTCAACCTGCTGGACTGCTGTCTCGTCTCGGACGGCGGCGGCGCGGTCGTCCTCGTCAGCGAGGAAAAGGCCGCGGAACTGGGTGTGCCGGAGATCGGCGTCGCGGGCGTGGCGTCGACGAGTACCCACCGCCAAGACATCAGCGAGATGCCCGACATGACGACCACCGGGGCAGCGGTGACCGGCCCGAAGGCGTTCGACCAAGCCGGGATTACCCATGACGACGTCGACGTCGCCGAGATTTACGACTCGTTTACCTACACCGCCCTCGTGACCCTCGAGGACCTGGGCTTCTGCGAGAAAGGCGACGGCGGCGAGTTCGTCTCGGGCGGCACCACCGCGCCGGGCGGCGAGTTACCGATGAATACCCAGGGCGGCGGCCTCTCGTACTGTCACCCCGGTCACTTCGGGATCTTCGTCCTCATCGAGGCCGCCCGGCAGCTCCGGGGCGACTACGAGGGCGACCGCCAGGTCGACGACGCCGAGGTGGCGGTCGCCCACGGTACCGGGGGGTTACTTTCCTCGAGTAGCACCGTCGTCCTCCGGAGGGAATCATGA